A genomic window from Quercus lobata isolate SW786 chromosome 10, ValleyOak3.0 Primary Assembly, whole genome shotgun sequence includes:
- the LOC115963057 gene encoding probably inactive leucine-rich repeat receptor-like protein kinase At5g48380, whose translation MFMNSNIIDTRNSSFVDRGVWELGFVKKDVYDFGILLLELITRKEPTEINSFSYGFNGSLFDWITHLLSNSYDIYSVIDNSLIGKGFDGEIFELLRIACTCLNPFPSQRPTVLELYNTISTFGERDGITNDSKILMQPEIAIASSSIDINTVSTFGERYGIKNDFEILMQSEIAIASSSNEIVELEIAETN comes from the coding sequence ATGTTCATGAATTCAAATATCATCGACACAAGAAATAGTTCTTTTGTAGACCGTGGGGTATGGGAGTTGGGTTTTGTTAAAAAGGATGTCTATGACTTTGGAATTCTGCTTCTTGAGCTAATTACAAGAAAGGAACCCACTGAAATTAACAGTTTTTCATATGGTTTTAATGGGAGTTTGTTTGATTGGATAACTCACCTTTTGAGCAATTCATATGATATTTACAGTGTTATTGATAATTCTCTGATTGGCAAAGGATTTGATGGTGAAATCTTTGAGTTACTTAGAATTGCATGTACCTGTCTTAACCCCTTCCCTAGTCAAAGGCCAACAGTGCTTGAATTGTACAATACAATAAGTACTTTTGGGGAGAGAGATGGCATCACAAATGACTCTAAGATATTGATGCAACCTGAAATTGCTATTGCAAGTAGCTCAATTGACATCAATACAGTAAGTACTTTTGGGGAGAGATATGGCATCAAAAATGACTTTGAGATATTGATGCAATCTGAAATTGCTATTGCAAGTAGCTCAAATGAAATTGTTGAGCTAGAAATTGCAGAGACCAATTGA
- the LOC115965193 gene encoding probably inactive leucine-rich repeat receptor-like protein kinase At5g48380, whose translation MVLNSRALVLLHILVWSLPDTLTLSSGTLSDITCLKSIRDSLEDPLNHIATSWTFNNLTEGSICGYVGVSCGYISENRVRGVQLANMGLKGKFPRGLVDCRELIILDLSGNEISGSIPRDISEILPAVEVLKLSNNNLSGEIPSSMGNCSNLEVLILDNNRLTGQIPQQLNQLIRLEVFSVANNLLSGPVPDFVNVTTIKSESYVNNSELCGGPLDCCKKHRWSFEIEISFRSGFVVGFVVFAFSYTAFFTYYFNLGVGSNKRNKMPTSTTELTATRKNIGKKVDQVTQLPTKGIGKEEFMKISQLGRKVTRVSFVELKEATGNFSRHNYIGLGKIGIMYKAMLPNGCPLAVKRIYGSESFEKQFKSELSALARLRHDNIISLLGYSGERNEMLLVYQYISNGNLYDWLHTGKDKDKILDWPSRIKIAIGIARGLACLHHNCHLSVVHLSLSSNAILLDQNFEAKISNFGEAIILKPGGLMFVNSSDNDLSNRVFDGSGVRELDYYKKDVYDFGILLLELITGKAPIQINNYSNRLDGSYVDWITCLLTCPSLMCNFIDKSLIGSGFDNEIFQLLRIASACIKPLSCQRPTTLELYHAISILGENYGLINNDTEILRQSEISTTSTSNKIVEVEST comes from the exons ATGGTTCTTAATTCAAGAGCTCTGGTTTTGCTCCACATTCTTGTCTGGTCATTGCCAGATACACTTACCCTGAGTTCTGGTACCCTGAGCGATATCACTTGCTTGAAATCTATTAGAGATTCCTTGGAAGATCCTCTCAATCACATAGCCACTTCTTGGACCTTCAACAACCTCACAGAAGGTTCTATCTGTGGATATGTTGGGGTCAGTTGTGGGTACATATCTGAGAATAGGGTTCGAGGTGTACAACTGGCCAACATGGGGCTCAAGGGCAAGTTCCCTAGGGGCCTTGTGGACTGCAGGGAACTTATAATCTTAGACCTTTCAGGCAATGAAATTTCAGGATCAATCCCACGTGATATCAGTGAAATACTGCCGGCTGTAGAAGTGCTCAAACTCTCAAACAATAACTTGTCTGGAGAAATCCCATCGAGTATGGGTAATTGCTCTAATCTGGAGGTTCTTATACTCGACAACAACAGGCTAACGGGTCAAATACCTCAGCAACTCAACCAGCTCATCCGTCTAGAAGTCTTTAGTGTTGCTAATAATTTGTTGTCAGGGCCAGTGCCAGACTTTGTCAACGTCACTACAATCAAGTCTGAGAGCTATGTAAATAATAGTGAACTATGTGGAGGGCCTTTGGATTGCTGTAAAAAGCATAGATGGagctttgaaattgaaatttctttCAGGAGTGGTTTTGTAgttggttttgtggtttttgcCTTTTCATATACAGCTTTTTTTACCTACTATTTTAATCTTGGCGTGGGATCAAACAAGAGGAATAAAATGCCAACAAGTACTACAGAATTGACAGCGACCAGGAAGAACATCGGTAAAAAAGTTGATCAAGTTACTCAATTGCCAACCAAGGGCATTGGGAAAGAAGAATTCATGAAG ATTTCTCAGTTGGGCAGAAAAGTTACTAGAGTGAGCTTTGTGGAACTTAAAGAAGCAACAGGCAATTTCAGCAGACACAATTACATTGGGTTGGGAAAGATTGGGATAATGTACAAGGCAATGCTTCCAAATGGTTGTCCCCTTGCAGTTAAGAGGATATATGGCTCTGAGTCTTTTGAGAAACAATTCAAATCCGAGCTATCGGCTTTGGCTAGATTGAGACACGATAACATAATTTCCCTCTTGGGTTACAGTGGAGAAAGGAATGAAATGCTTCTAGTATACCAATATATATCAAATGGTAACCTGTATGACTGGCTACATACTGGGAAAGACAAGGATAAGATCTTGGATTGGCCTTCAAGGATTAAAATTGCCATTGGGATAGCAAGAGGCCTAGCATGCCTTCACCATAACTGTCATTTGTCAGTAGTCCATCTCAGCTTGagttcaaatgctatattactTGATCAGAATTTTGAGGCCAAGATATCAAATTTTGGAGAGGCAATAATATTGAAACCTGGAGGGCTAATGTTTGTGAACTCAAGTGACAATGACTTGAGCAATAGAGTTTTTGATGGCAGTGGCGTTAGGGAGTTGGATTATTACAAAAAGGATGTCTATGATTTTGGCATTCTGCTTCTTGAGCTAATTACAGGAAAGGCAcccattcaaataaataattattcaaacCGTTTGGATGGGAGTTACGTTGATTGGATTACTTGTCTTTTGACTTGCCCTTCTTTAATGTGCAATTTCATTGATAAATCTCTTATTGGGTCAGGTTTTGATAATGAAATCTTTCAGTTGCTCAGAATTGCCAGTGCCTGCATTAAGCCCTTATCTTGTCAAAGGCCCACAACCCTTGAATTGTACCATGCGATAAGCATCCTTGGAGAGAATTATGGCCTCATAAATAATGATACTGAGATATTGAGACAATCTGAAATTTCTACTACCAGTACTTCAAATAAAATTGTTGAGGTTGAAAGTACATAG
- the LOC115965194 gene encoding probably inactive leucine-rich repeat receptor-like protein kinase At5g48380, with protein MEKLLVYQYISNGNLYDWLHTKEGTDKILAWPLRIKIAIAIASGLARLHHRWDLRVIHLNMSSNSILLDKNFVPKLSNFGGAKISSPKGMMFIDSNDIDSSNSSFVDSCVWELGFVKKNVYDFGILLLELIIGKEPIQINNFSNNLNGSLVDSITHLLSYSSNLYSVIDKSLIG; from the coding sequence ATGGAAAAGCTTCTAGTGTACCAATATATATCAAACGGCAATCTTTATGATTGGCTACACACAAAAGAAGGCACTGATAAGATCTTGGCATGGCCTTTGAGGATTAAAATTGCAATCGCGATAGCTAGTGGCTTGGCAAGGCTTCACCACAGGTGGGATCTCCGAGTAATCCATCTTAACATGAGTTCAAACTCTATTTTACTTGATAAGAATTTTGTGCCCAAGCTATCAAATTTTGGAGGGGCAAAAATATCTAGTCCTAAAGGGATGATGTtcattgattcaaatgacaTTGACTCAAGCAATAGCTCTTTTGTAGACAGTTGTGTTTGGGAGTTGggttttgttaaaaagaatgtGTATGACTTTGGAATTCTGCTTCTTGAGCTAATTATAGGGAAGGAACCCATTCAAATCAACAATTTTTCGAACAATTTGAATGGGAGTTTGGTTGATTCGATTACTCATCTTTTGAGTTATTCTTCCAATCTCTACAGTGTCATTGATAAATCTCTAATTGGTTGA